TTTGCGCGGCTGGCCATGCAGGATGATCTGGGACTGACGAAGGCCATGTTCGATCTTGGCTATGGAATGTTCTACGTAGGCTACATTCTGTTCGAAGTGCCCAGCAATCTGCTGATGCGCCGCTTCGGTGCGCGCAAATGGATTGCTCGGATCATGATCACCTGGGGGCTCGTCTCAGCGGCCACCATGTTCGCCCAGGACGTTTGGACTTTCTACGGGCTGCGCATCCTGCTGGGCGTCGCCGAAGCGGGCTTTTTCCCGGGAATCATTCTGTACCTCAGCGATTGGTTTCCGGATCGTCAACGAGCTCGGATGACCGCCTTCTTCATGCTGGCGATTGGTCTGTCCAACGTGCTCGGCAATCCGCTGTCGGGCTGGATCATGGACCACTTCGACGGCATGAGCGGCTTGCATGGCTGGCAATGGTTGTTCCTTCTCGAAGGACTGCCGACGGCCGTCGTGGGCATTGCCGTGCTGTTCTACCTGGACGACTCGCCGCGCAGCGCTCGTTGGCTTTCCGACACACAGCGCGACTGGCTGATGAAACATATGGCCGAGGAAGACCGAGTCCGCCGACAGCAGCATGGCCCTGACAAATGGCATGCGATGTTGCAGCCACGCGTTTGGCTCTTGATCGCCATCTATTTCACCGTCGCGGTCGGTTCCAATGCAGGCGGCGCTTATTTTCCGACGATCATTAAGGAGCAATACACGCAGACGTCGAACTTTCAGATCGGATTGCTCACCGCACTGCCGCACCTGTGTGCGATCGTCGCCATGTCACTGGTCGGCATCAGTTCGGACCGGACAGGCGAGCGCCGATGGCACCTGGCCGGCTCGGCACTGATGGCGGCGATTGGTTGGAGCCTGGTGGCGTGGGGGCCGACGCCGTTAATCGCACTGGCCGGTTTGTGCGTGGCTCAGGCCGGCATGATGAGCATGCTGCCGGTGTTTTGGACGATTCCCAGCACGTTTCTTTCTGGAACCGCAGCCGCAGGAGGAATCGCACTGATTAACTCCGTTGCTAACATCGGTGGCTTTTTCGGAGCCACCATTTTGGGACAACTGGGTCTCTGGTCGATGGCAGGTATTCTGCTGGCTGGCGGCCTGATGACGGCAGCGACGATCCGTAATCCCATGCGTGTACGAGTGCCAATTCAAGGAGAAGCTTTCAATGAACGATGACCTCTTTTCACTCGCCGGCCGAGTTGCAGTCGTCTCCGGCGCAGCACAGGGACTAGGGCAAGCCACCGCGCTCGCGCTGGCTCAGCATGGCGCCGACCTAGTACTCTTGGATCGCAATCTTGCCGGAGCGGAGGCGACGGGCGAGAGAATTCGCGCGATCGGTCGGAGAACGCTCGTCGCTGGCACGGATGTCTCCGACCCGCTCGCCATTGCAGAACTGTTTCGGCAAGTCGACACTGCATTCGGACGTATCGATTTCCTGGGAAACATCGCCGGCGACGGGCATCTTTCCAAACCCGAAGACCTGACGATCGCCGACCTTCACCGCGTCTTACAAAACCTCGTCGTCGGACGGTTCGCGATGTGCCAGGAGGCGGGAAAGAGAATGCTGGCTCAGGGGCGCGGCTCGATCATGAATATCGGCTCGCTCGCCAGCTCGACGGCGCTGGGACGCGGACATATCGCCTACAGCATGGCGATGGGCGCGGTCCTTCAGATGACCCGCGAACTCAGCACGGAATGGAGCTACCGAGGCGTTCGCGTGAACTGTGTCACTCCGGCGCAAGTGGTCAACCCGAGCCTCGAAGCCCGCATGGCCACCGATCCGACTCTAGAAGGCCGGTTCCTGAAAGGGATCCCCGCCGGACGACTCGGCCAGCCGAAAGACATCATGGGCCTCGCGGTGTTCCTGGCTTCTGACAGTTCGGAATGGATCACCGGAGCCATCATCCCCATGGACGGCGGCAACATGGCCATGAACGCGGGTGGGACACCAGGTCATGAACAGCGTACCGTCCAGTCGTTTCGCGCGGAGAGCAAGTAGGAAACTATGAACCAGAACCAGCCCCTGTCTGACGAGCAGATCCTCGCCCTCTATCGGACGATGCAGACTATCCGTCTGACCGAAGAAGAACTCGCACGCTGTCACCAGCGCGGGCTTATCCACGGTGCCTGCCATACCTATGTCGGTCAGGAAGCGATTGCGACGGGCGTTTGTGCACATCTTACCAGCAACGATTGCGTCTTCAGTACGCATCGCGGTCATGGCCATGCCTTGGCGAAAGGGATGCCGCCTCGCGAACTCATCGCCGAGTTGTTCGGCCGCGCGACCGGTTGTTCGCGCGGACGCGGCGGCAGCATGCATCTCTTCTCACCAGAGATCGGCATGATGGGAACCAGCGGCATCGTAGGCCCCTGCATTCTACAAGCCTGTGGCGGCGGATACAGTTCGAAGATCCTTAAGAACGGAACGGTTGGAGTTGCCTTCTTTGGAGATGGTGCTGTCAATAACGGTGCGTTCCATGAGGGGATCAACATGGCCAGCATCTGGAAACTGCCGGTGCTGTTCATCTGCGAGAACAATCAATACGCGACGGAAGTCCCGTTCTCCTATTCCAGCGGGATCCCCGATGTCGGACGGCGGGCAGCGAACTACGGAATCCCCGGTTTCGAGGTGGACGGCAACGATGTCGTCGAAGTGCATCGAGTGCTCGGTGAAGCGATCGACCGCGCTCGCCAGGGCGGCGGTCCGACACTGATCGAATGCAAGACCTATCGCACGCGTGCCCATGCCGAGGGAATGGGCGACTTTACTTATCGCACGCGTGAAGAGGTTGCCGACTGGAAAGAGAAATGCCCCATCGCGCGGCTGCGGACCGCGTTTCCTGATCTGGTCACCGAATTCGATCGGATCGATCAAGAGGTCGCCACGCTCGTGCAAGAGTCTCGCGACTTCGCAGAAGCAAGCCCCGCCCCCGATTCATCGACCGCGACCGACTACGTCTATTCCATTCCCCCTTTTTCTCCCCCGCCCCCGCCCCCGCCTCCGCCTGCCGATTGCCCACTGCCCTCTTCTCGCACCATTTCCTTCGTCGCCGCCACGCGTGAAGCGCTCGACCAGGCAATGGCCGCCAACCCAACCATCTTCGTGATGGGGCAAGGGATCGGCGTCCGCGGCGGCAATTTCACCACCACGCTCGGCCTGCACGCCAAGTATGGAGCGGAGCGGCTGTGCGATGTGCCGATCTGTGAACGCGGGTTCGTCGGTCTTGCGTGCGGGGCGGCCATGTCCGGGACTCGGCCCGTCGTCGACTTCATGTTCATCGACTTCATCAATGATTCGTTCGGCGAACTCGTCAACCAGATCACTAAGATGCAGTTCATGAGCAGCGGACGGCTCAAGATGCCAGTGCTGCTGCGAGGCTGCGGAGGCGTCGGTCACTCGGCGGCCACTCACCATTCGGGCATGTATCATTCGATCTATTCGCATATTCCGGGATTGCGAGTCGTGATTCCGTCGAATCCGTTTGATGCCAAGGGGCTAATGGCCCACGCATTGCGTAGCGACGATCCTGTTTTGTTTCTTGAACATCGCGAGCTGATGCAGAGTAAGGGGCCCGTCCCCGAAAACCATTATGAGATTCCGTTCGGCCAGGCTCGCGTCGCCCGTGCTGGTAGCGATGTCACGATTGTCGCGCTATCATTCATGGTGACACACGCCCTCTCCGCCGCTGAGCAACTTGCATCCGAGGGCATCTCGGTGGAAATTATCGATCCTCGCACCGTGTCGCCGTTGG
Above is a window of Anatilimnocola aggregata DNA encoding:
- a CDS encoding MFS transporter, which codes for MNQDLEQSTLRRVAWRIVPFICLLYVLNILDRANVGFARLAMQDDLGLTKAMFDLGYGMFYVGYILFEVPSNLLMRRFGARKWIARIMITWGLVSAATMFAQDVWTFYGLRILLGVAEAGFFPGIILYLSDWFPDRQRARMTAFFMLAIGLSNVLGNPLSGWIMDHFDGMSGLHGWQWLFLLEGLPTAVVGIAVLFYLDDSPRSARWLSDTQRDWLMKHMAEEDRVRRQQHGPDKWHAMLQPRVWLLIAIYFTVAVGSNAGGAYFPTIIKEQYTQTSNFQIGLLTALPHLCAIVAMSLVGISSDRTGERRWHLAGSALMAAIGWSLVAWGPTPLIALAGLCVAQAGMMSMLPVFWTIPSTFLSGTAAAGGIALINSVANIGGFFGATILGQLGLWSMAGILLAGGLMTAATIRNPMRVRVPIQGEAFNER
- a CDS encoding SDR family NAD(P)-dependent oxidoreductase, whose amino-acid sequence is MNDDLFSLAGRVAVVSGAAQGLGQATALALAQHGADLVLLDRNLAGAEATGERIRAIGRRTLVAGTDVSDPLAIAELFRQVDTAFGRIDFLGNIAGDGHLSKPEDLTIADLHRVLQNLVVGRFAMCQEAGKRMLAQGRGSIMNIGSLASSTALGRGHIAYSMAMGAVLQMTRELSTEWSYRGVRVNCVTPAQVVNPSLEARMATDPTLEGRFLKGIPAGRLGQPKDIMGLAVFLASDSSEWITGAIIPMDGGNMAMNAGGTPGHEQRTVQSFRAESK
- a CDS encoding alpha-ketoacid dehydrogenase subunit alpha/beta: MNQNQPLSDEQILALYRTMQTIRLTEEELARCHQRGLIHGACHTYVGQEAIATGVCAHLTSNDCVFSTHRGHGHALAKGMPPRELIAELFGRATGCSRGRGGSMHLFSPEIGMMGTSGIVGPCILQACGGGYSSKILKNGTVGVAFFGDGAVNNGAFHEGINMASIWKLPVLFICENNQYATEVPFSYSSGIPDVGRRAANYGIPGFEVDGNDVVEVHRVLGEAIDRARQGGGPTLIECKTYRTRAHAEGMGDFTYRTREEVADWKEKCPIARLRTAFPDLVTEFDRIDQEVATLVQESRDFAEASPAPDSSTATDYVYSIPPFSPPPPPPPPPADCPLPSSRTISFVAATREALDQAMAANPTIFVMGQGIGVRGGNFTTTLGLHAKYGAERLCDVPICERGFVGLACGAAMSGTRPVVDFMFIDFINDSFGELVNQITKMQFMSSGRLKMPVLLRGCGGVGHSAATHHSGMYHSIYSHIPGLRVVIPSNPFDAKGLMAHALRSDDPVLFLEHRELMQSKGPVPENHYEIPFGQARVARAGSDVTIVALSFMVTHALSAAEQLASEGISVEIIDPRTVSPLDLDSILRSVAKTGRLLVVDEAFGPCGIASEIAAQVADAGFNDLDAPIKRLHGAFAPTPYAPSLEEVVVPNVARIVQAIRDLLEE